A window of Sodalis praecaptivus genomic DNA:
AGTTGGTGACCGCCACCAGCATATCGGCATCCTCCGCCCCGGCATCGCGCAGAACCCGCGGATGGGATCCGTGCCCCTGGATCGCGCGCAGATCAAACTTGTCCTGCAACTGACGCAACTGGTCAGGATTGGTATCGACGATGGTGATGTCATTATTCTCACCGACCAGGTTTTCCGCCAGCGTTCCGCCGACCTGCCCCGCACCAAGGATAATAATTTTCATAATTGACCCGTTGTGTTCAGCCAAGCACGCCGTTAGCGGGCGGGGGCACCTGTTATCAAGCGCGCCGTTAGCGGGCGCACGCTCCTGTTATTATGCATGCCGTCAGGGGGCCTGCGTCCCTTTTATCATCTTAGCGTAAAAGAAACCATCGCCCGACGCCGGCGACGGTAAGCATTGCATCCCGGGAGCGGCGGCATCGCCCGTTTCCTGCAACCGGGCGTCAGGATGGCCGGCGAGAAAAGCGGCGATTTGGCCGCGGTTTTCCTCCGGCAGAATTGAACAGGTGGCATACAGCAACGTGCCGCCGGGCTTTAGGATCCGCCAGGCGGCGTGCAGGATCTGCCGCTGCAGTTCGGCCAGCTCGGCGATATCCCCGTCGCGGCGCAGCCATTTGATATCTGGATGCCGGCGTATAACGCCCGTCGCGGAGCAGGGCGCATCCAGCAGAATGCGATCGAAAAGCCGATTATCGCACCAGTCTTCCGGCGTACGCCCGTCGCCAATGATGATCTCCGCCTGCATGCCAAGCCGCTGCAGATTGTCATGGATTCGTGCCGCGCGCTGCCCGTCCACATCCACCGCGGTGACTCGCGCCGCGGGCGCGATCTCCAAAAGATGGGTGGTCTTGCCGCCGGGAGCGGCGCACAGATCAAGGATGGTCTCGCCGTCCTGCGGTGCCAGCAGCAAGGCGCAGCCCTGTGCCGATGCATCCTGCACCGTTACCCAGCCCCGATCGAAGCCGGGCAGGAGGCCGACGTTGCACGGTACCTCCAGCCTGATGGCGTCGGGCAACTGCGGGTGCGCGACGGCGGCAATAGCCGCATCGGCCAGCAGCGCCAGATAGGCGTCACGGCTGTGGTGCCGGCGGTTGACCCGCAGCCACATCGGCGGCCGTTGGTTGTTGGCGTCGATGATCTGCGCATACTGCGCCGGCCAGGCGGCCAGGATCCGTTTTTGCAGCCAGGAAGGATGCAGGTGGCGGATGTCCAGTTGCGCGGCCTCGGCCAGCAACGCTGCCTGCTGGCGTTGGAACTGGCGCAACACGCCGTTAATCAACCCTTTGAGCTGCGGCCGTTTCAGCGCCACAGCGCCCTCTACCGTCTCCGCCAGCGCGGCATGGGCAGGGATGCGGGTGTAGATCAACTGATACAAACCGACCATGAGCAGGTAATGAACCGGCCGCTGTTTACCGGTCAACGGTTTTTCCATCAGCTGGCGCAGGATCCATTCCAACTGCGGCAGGACGCGCATAATGCCGAAACAGAGCTCCTGCAGCAGCGCACGGTCCTTTTCGTTCAAGGACGCCTGTAACGGCGGCAACAGGGCGCCGAGGGACTGGCCTTGGTCCAGCACCTGCGCTACTGCCTTGGCGGCGATAACGCGAAGATTATAGTGTGTTTTCATAGCAGACCGGGCCATGGAGGCTCTCGCCATATAACCGGTGGCCAACGCCGCCGGCTCACCCTTCAGGTGAAGATTAATCCAGAAGCGTACCGGGAATAAACCATTCGCGGCGTGAATTGAGTAAATCCTGAACCGGCATCGCCTTTTTACCCGCCGGCTGCAACTGCGTGAGCGTTAGCATGCCCTGGCCGGTGGCGATGTGAATGCCGGCCTTGTCCGCGGCCACAATCGTGCCTGGCGCACATGACGCCGTCTGCCGGGCGTCTACGCTTGCGGCCCAAACTTTGATTGGCTGCCCCGACAGCGGAAAATAGCTGATGGGCCAGGGGTTGAAGGCGCGGATACAGCGCTCAAGCTGCGCCGCGGGCAGGCACCAGTCGAGCCGGGCTTCGTCTTTGCTGAGTTTGTCCGCATAGGTCGCGAGCGCGTTGTCTTGTGGCTCGGCTGCGGCGCGGCCGGCGGCAAGCTGCTCAAGCGTGGACAGTAGGGCGTCCGGCCCGATTTGCGCCAATTTGTCATACAGCGAGGCACTGGTGTCGTTGGGCTCAATAGCACAGGTAGCCTTATGCAGCATGGCGCCGGTATCGAGGCCGGCATCCATCTGCATAATCGTTACGCCGGTTCGGTCGTCGCCGGCCCATAATGCTCGCTGAATCGGTGCCGCCCCGCGCCATCGCGGTAATAGCGACCCATGAACGTTAATGCAGCCAAGGCGCGGCAGGTCCAGGACCGCCTGAGGCAGGATCAGGCCATAGGCCACCACCACCATGATATCCGCCTTCAGGGCCGCCACCCACCCTTGCCCTTCGGGTTTGCGCAGCGAAGAAGGTTGAAATACCGGGAGGCTATGCCGCTCCGCCAACTGCTTGACCGGGCTGGGCGTCAATCGGTTGCCGCGTCCGGCGGGCCGGTCCGGCTGGGTGAAAACGCCGACCACCTGATGTTGGGCGCGAATCAGCGCGTCCAAATGGCGCGCGGCAAAATCCGGCGTACCGGCGAAGATAATACGTAAAGAGTCGGACACGATGATTCCTATGGCGTTTGGGTTACTTTTCCGCCCGCGCGGTCATACGCGCCAGTTTTTCCATTTTTTGACGAATGCGCTGACGTTTTAGCGGCGAGAGATAATCAACAAACAGCTTGCCGACCAGATGATCCATCTCGTGCTGGATACAGATTGCCAGCAGATCGTCCGCCTCCAGCTCGAAGCTGTTACCGTCGCGATCCAGCGCCCGCACTTTCACCTTCTCCGCCCGCGGTACGAAGCCTCGCTGATCGGGAATCGACAGACAGCCTTCATCAATACCGGTCTCGCCGCTTTTTTCCAGCAGTTCGGGATTGATCAGCACCAGGCGCTGATCGCGGTTTTCCGAGACATCAATAACGATGATCCGCTGGTGGATATCAACCTGGGTGGCGGCCAGGCCG
This region includes:
- the rsmB gene encoding 16S rRNA (cytosine(967)-C(5))-methyltransferase RsmB; translation: MKTHYNLRVIAAKAVAQVLDQGQSLGALLPPLQASLNEKDRALLQELCFGIMRVLPQLEWILRQLMEKPLTGKQRPVHYLLMVGLYQLIYTRIPAHAALAETVEGAVALKRPQLKGLINGVLRQFQRQQAALLAEAAQLDIRHLHPSWLQKRILAAWPAQYAQIIDANNQRPPMWLRVNRRHHSRDAYLALLADAAIAAVAHPQLPDAIRLEVPCNVGLLPGFDRGWVTVQDASAQGCALLLAPQDGETILDLCAAPGGKTTHLLEIAPAARVTAVDVDGQRAARIHDNLQRLGMQAEIIIGDGRTPEDWCDNRLFDRILLDAPCSATGVIRRHPDIKWLRRDGDIAELAELQRQILHAAWRILKPGGTLLYATCSILPEENRGQIAAFLAGHPDARLQETGDAAAPGMQCLPSPASGDGFFYAKMIKGTQAP
- the fmt gene encoding methionyl-tRNA formyltransferase; amino-acid sequence: MSDSLRIIFAGTPDFAARHLDALIRAQHQVVGVFTQPDRPAGRGNRLTPSPVKQLAERHSLPVFQPSSLRKPEGQGWVAALKADIMVVVAYGLILPQAVLDLPRLGCINVHGSLLPRWRGAAPIQRALWAGDDRTGVTIMQMDAGLDTGAMLHKATCAIEPNDTSASLYDKLAQIGPDALLSTLEQLAAGRAAAEPQDNALATYADKLSKDEARLDWCLPAAQLERCIRAFNPWPISYFPLSGQPIKVWAASVDARQTASCAPGTIVAADKAGIHIATGQGMLTLTQLQPAGKKAMPVQDLLNSRREWFIPGTLLD
- the def gene encoding peptide deformylase yields the protein MSLLQVLHYPDERLRKVAKPVADVNDAIRRIVDDMFETMYAEEGIGLAATQVDIHQRIIVIDVSENRDQRLVLINPELLEKSGETGIDEGCLSIPDQRGFVPRAEKVKVRALDRDGNSFELEADDLLAICIQHEMDHLVGKLFVDYLSPLKRQRIRQKMEKLARMTARAEK